A genomic segment from Glycine max cultivar Williams 82 chromosome 1, Glycine_max_v4.0, whole genome shotgun sequence encodes:
- the LOC100812989 gene encoding 3-dehydroquinate synthase, chloroplastic-like (The RefSeq protein has 1 substitution compared to this genomic sequence): MASTTTTFSLSLRTNQQTPFPKPSFFSNNNHLHFNSNNWAWTSVSTARKSRICVTSSQVLDSLAAKSEPALPTTVEVDLGNRSYPIYIGSGLLNQPDYLQRHVHGKRVLVVTNKTVAPLYLDKVVDALTRGNPNVSVESVILPDGEQYKDMDTLMKVFDKAIELRLDRRCTFVALGGGVIGDMCGCAAALFLRGVNFIQIPTTVMAQVDSSVGGKTGINHRLGKNLIGAFYQPQCVLIDTDTLNTLPDRELASGLAEVIKYGLIRDAEFFEWQEKNMHLLLARDPSAMAYAIKRSFENKAEVVSLDEKESGLRATLNLGHTFGHAIETGVGYGQWLHGEAVAAGTVMAVDMSYRLGWIDDSLVKRVGDILKQAKLPSAPPETVTVDMFKSVMAVDKKVADGLLRLILLKGPLGNCVFTGDYDRKALDDTLRAFCKS, translated from the exons ATGGCTTCCACTACCAccactttctctctttctctccgcACCAACCAACAAACTCCATTCCCCAAACCCTCTTTCTTCTCCAATAACAACCATCTGCATTTCAACTCTAATAATTGGGCCTGGACCTCTGTTTCCACTGCTCGCAAGTCAAGGATATGCGTCACTTCCTCTCAAGTTTTGGATTCCTTAGCAGCAAAATCCGAACCCGCTCTTCCCACCACCGTCGAAGTCGATTTGGGTAATCGGAGCTATCCCATTTACATCGGATCCGGGTTACTAAACCAACCCGACTATCTCCAGAG GCACGTGCATGGAAAGAGGGTCCTAGTTGTAACTAACAAAACGGTTGCGCCACTTTATCTAGACAAGGTTGTTGATGCTTTGACAAGGGGAAACCCCAATGTTTCTGTGGAGAGTGTAATTTTACCTGATGGTGAGCAGTACAAGGACATG GATACTCTTATGAAAGTCTTTGACAAGGCCATTGAGTTGCGACTAGACCGGCGTTGTACGTTTGTCGCTCTTGGTGGTGGTGTGATTGGCGACATGTGTGGCTGTGCTGCTGCTTTGTTCCTACGTGGTGTTAATTTTATTCAGATTCCTACCACTGTGATGGCCCAG GTCGATTCTTCAGTTGGTGGCAAAACTGGGATCAATCACCGCCTTGGGAAGAACCTGATTGGTGCCTTTTACCAACCTCAGTGTGTGCTAATAGACACGGACACATTAAATACGTTGCCGGATAGGGAACTGGCATCAGGGCTTGCAGAGGTTATAAAGTATGGGCTCATTAGGGATGCAGAGTTTTTTGAGTGGCAAGAGAAAAATATGCACTTATTACTGGCaag AGATCCTAGTGCAATGGCATATGCTATAAAGCGATCTTGTGAAAACAAGGCTGAGGTTGTGTCCTTAGATGAGAAGGAAAGTGGACTGAGGGCAACATTGAACTTGGGTCATACATTTGGTCAT GCAATAGAAACTGGGGTTGGCTATGGGCAGTGGCTTCATGGAGAGGCTGTTGCAGCTGGCacg GTAATGGCTGTTGACATGTCATATCGCCTAGGTTGGATTGATGATTCTCTAGTGAAGAGAGTTGGAGATATTTTAAAACAGGCTAAGTTACCTTCAGCCCCTCCTGAGACCGTGACTGTGGACATGTTTAAATCTGTCATGGCA GTGGATAAGAAGGTAGCAGATGGGTTGCTAAGGCTTATCCTTCTAAAGGGCCCTCTAGGCAATTGCGTTTTCACAGGGGATTATGACAGAAAGGCTCTAGACGATACGCTTCGTGCATTCTGTAAATCCTGA
- the LOC100811902 gene encoding vacuolar protein sorting-associated protein 35A, giving the protein MMLDGTEDEEKFLAAGIAGLQQNSFYMHRALDSNNLRDALKYSAQMLSELRTSKLSPHKYYELYMRAFDQLRKLEMFFEEETRRGCSIIDLYELVQHAGNILPRLYLLCTVGSVYIKSKEAPAKDVLKDLVEMCRGIQHPVRGLFLRSYLSQVSRDKLPDIGSEYEGDADTVADAVEFVLQNFTEMNKLWVRMQHQGPAREKEKREKERSELRDLVGKNLHVLSQIEGVDLDMYKDAVLPRVLEQVVNCKDELAQFYLMDCIIQVFPDEYHLQTLDVLLGAYPQLQPSVDIKTVLSQLMERLSNYAASSAEVLPEFLQVEAFSKLSNAIGKVIEAQPDMPTVGVVTLYSSLLTFTLHVHPDRLDYADQVLGACVKKLSGKGKIEDNKATKQIVALLTAPLEKYNDIMTALKLSNYPRVMEYLDIPTTKVMATVIIQSIMKNGTRISTSEKVEALFELIKGLIKDSDGIPNNELDEDDFKEEQNSLARLILMLYNDDPEEMFKIIDTVRKHILNGGPKRLPFTVPPLVFSSLKLVRQLQGQEENPFGDDASTTPKKIFQLLNQTIETLSGVLAPELALQLYLQCAEAANDCELEPVAYEFFTQAYILYEEEISDSRAQITAIHLIIGTLQRMHVFGVENRDTLTHKATGYSAKLLKKPDQCRAVYACSHLFWVDDHDNMKDGERVLLCLKRALRIANAAQQMANAARGSTGSVMLFIEILNKYLYFFEKGNLQVTVAAIQGLIELIMNEMQSDTTTQDPAANAFLASTMRYIEFQKQKGGAVGEKYEAIKVSHAG; this is encoded by the exons ATGATGTTGGACGGAACCGAAGACGAAGAGAAGTTTCTCGCCGCCGGAATCGCCGGCCTTCAGCAGAATTCCTTCTACATGCACCGTGCATTG GACTCGAACAATCTCAGGGACGCTTTGAAGTATTCGGCTCAGATGCTCTCCGAGCTCAGGACTTCCAAGCTTTCGCCTCACAAGTACTACGAACTAT ACATGCGCGCCTTTGATCAGTTAAGGAAGCTGGAGATGTTCTTCGAGGAAGAGACTCGTCGCGGTTGCTCCATTATTGATCTTTATGAACTCGTCCAGCACGCCGGCAACATTTTGCCCCGATT GTATCTCCTCTGTACAGTAGGATCAGTATACATCAAATCCAAGGAAGCTCCTGCAAAGGATGTTCTTAAGGATCTCGTGGAGATGTGTCGAGGCATTCAGCACCCTGTTCGTGGACTCTTTCTCAGAAGTTACCTTTCTCAAGTTAGTAGGGATAAATTGCCAGATATTGGTTCAGAGTACGAAGG GGATGCGGATACTGTAGCAGATGCTGTAGAGTTCGTGCTCCAAAATTTCACTGAAATGAACAAACTTTGGGTGCGAATGCAACATCAG GGGCCTGCCCGGGAGAAGGAGAAACGGGAAAAGGAAAGGAGCGAGTTGCGTGATCTT GTTGGAAAGAATCTTCATGTTCTCAGTCAGATAGAGGGTGTTGACCTAGATATGTACAAAGATGCTGTGCTTCCCAGAGTACTGGAGCAG GTTGTGAATTGCAAAGATGAGTTGGCTCAGTTTTACTTGATGGATTGTATAATTCAAGTCTTCCCCGATGAGTATCACTTGCAAACTCTTGATGTGTTGTTGGGTGCTTACCCTCAACTTCAG CCATCTGTGGACATCAAGACAGTACTGTCCCAGTTAATGGAAAGGCTTTCGAATTATGCTGCTTCAAGTGCAGAGGTGTTGCCAGAGTTTTTACAAGTGGAAGCATTTTCCAAATTAAGCAATGCGATTGGCAAG GTGATAGAGGCACAGCCTGACATGCCCACTGTTGGAGTTGTAACTTTATATTCGTCCCTTCTCACCTTCACTCTTCATGTTCACCCTGATCGACTTGATTATGCAGATCAAGTTTTG GGAGCATGTGTGAAAAAACTCTCTGGCAAGGGAAAAATTGAGGACAACAAGGCAACTAAGCAGATTGTTGCTCTATTAACTGCTCCACTAGAGAAATATAATGATATTATGACTGCATTGAAGCTTTCAAATTATCCTCGCGTAATGGAATACCTTGACATTCCAACTACTAAGGTCATGGCAACTGTTATTATTCAAAGCATTATGAAAAACGGAACACGCATTTCTACTTCAGAAAAG GTTGAAGCATTGTTTGAACTGATAAAGGGGCTTATCAAGGATTCTGATGGAATCCCTAATAATGAG CTGGATGAAGATGATTTCAAAGAGGAGCAGAATTCTCTTGCCCGCCTAATTCTGATGCTTTATAATGATGATCCAGAAGAAATGTTTAAG ATCATTGATACTGTGAGGAAGCACATATTGAACGGGGGACCAAAACGCCTGCCTTTCACTGTTCCAcctcttgttttttcttctttaaag TTGGTCAGACAGTTGCAAGGTCAAGAAGAAAATCCTTTTGGAGATGATGCATCAACAACACCAAAGAAAATTTTTCAGCTTTTAAATCAG ACCATCGAGACTTTGTCAGGTGTCCTGGCACCAGAATTAGCATTGCAGTTGTACTTGCAATGTGCTGAG GCTGCAAATGACTGTGAATTGGAACCTGTTGCTTATGAATTTTTCACCCAAGCTTATATTCTATATGAAGAAGAAATTTCT GATTCCAGAGCACAGATCACAGCTATCCATTTAATAATAGGGACTCTTCAAAGGATGCACGTCTTTGGTGTTGAAAACAGGGATACTTTAACTCACAAGGCCACAGGG TATTCAGCAAAGCTTTTAAAGAAGCCAGATCAATGCAGAGCTGTGTATGCATGCTCACATCTGTTTTGGGTTGATGATCATGATAACATGAAAGATGGAGAGAG GGTCCTATTATGTCTTAAGCGGGCTTTAAGAATTGCAAATGCTGCCCAACAAATGGCAAATGCAGCACGAGGTAGCACTGGATCAGTAATGCTCTTCATTGAGATATTGAATAA GTATCTTTACTTCTTTGAGAAGGGAAACCTACAAGTCACCGTTGCTGCTATCCAGGGCTTAATTGAGTTAATTATGAATGAGATGCAGAGTGATACCACAACTCAAGATCCAGCTGCTAATGCTTTCTTAGCCAGTACCATGCGCTATATAGAGTTCCAGAAACAAAAAGGGGGTGCGGTAGGCGAGAAGTATGAAGCCATCAAGGTTTCACATGCTGGATGA
- the LOC100812451 gene encoding rac-like GTP-binding protein RHO1 yields the protein MSASRFIKCVTVGDGAVGKTCLLISYTSNTFPTDYVPTVFDNFSANVVVNGSIVNLGLWDTAGQEDYNRLRPLSYRGADVFILAFSLISKASYENVSKKWIPELKHYAPGVPIILVGTKLDLRDDKQFCIDHPGAVPITTAQGEELRKLINAPAYIECSSKTQENVKAVFDAAIRVVLQPPKQKKKKGKAQKACSIL from the exons ATGAGCGCTTCTAGGTTCATCAAGTGCGTCACTGTTGGGGATGGTGCTGTGGGCAAAACCTGTTTGCTTATTTCCTACACCAGCAACACTTTTCCCACC GATTATGTGCCGACTGTTTTTGACAATTTCAGCGCAAATGTGGTTGTCAATGGGAGCATTGTGAATCTGGGTTTGTGGGATACTGCTG GACAAGAGGATTATAACAGATTAAGACCTTTGAGTTACCGTGGTGCCGATGTTTTCATACTGGCTTTCTCTCTCATAAGCAAGGCCAGTTATGAAAATGTCTCTAAAAAG TGGATTCCGGAGTTGAAGCATTATGCTCCTGGTGTCCCCATTATTCTGGTTGGCACAAAGCTTG ACCTTCGGGATGATAAGCAGTTCTGCATTGACCATCCTGGTGCCGTACCTATTACCACAGCTCAG GGAGAAGAGCTTAGGAAGCTGATTAATGCGCCAGCTTACATTGAATGCAGTTCAAAAACACAGGAG AACGTGAAGGCAGTCTTTGATGCAGCCATAAGAGTTGTCCTTCAACCACCTaagcagaagaaaaagaagggtaAAGCACAAAAGGCCTGTTCGATATTGTGA